Proteins from a genomic interval of Oncorhynchus kisutch isolate 150728-3 linkage group LG28, Okis_V2, whole genome shotgun sequence:
- the LOC109872662 gene encoding olfactory receptor 1052-like, with the protein MNSTQSSPIAFFIIQGLASLGEKKMVLFIIFLLAYTVILGGNIMIIYLVRTDPKLGSPMYFFLHNLSIVDMIYTTVTIPNMLSGFLTEVKTVSVPGCFLQMYCFIHMSVTGRALLTAMAYDRYVAICNPLRYAALMTRPVCLLLIIGAWTFGAICTFPTTSMAMQRSYCGPNVVRHCWCDPSSVRLLVCGDTQVDNIVSLSSALVALLTTGVLILTSYILIGVKIAKMGAAERLKAFSTCAAHLTVVSISYSSASFVYISYRVGNFSPEVRIIVSVLYSALTPFLNPMIYSLRNKELRAAIKRAFCRHRRLTAEPQNTQHTVLTAKHSTHCPDSKTLNTLS; encoded by the exons ATGAACAGCACCCAGTCCAGCCCTATCGCCTTCTTCATCATCCAGGGCCTGGCCAGTCTGGGGGAGAAGAAGATGGTCCTGTTTATCATCTTCCTGCTGGCCTACACCGTCATCctaggtggaaacatcatgatcatcTACCTG GTCCGGACCGACCCGAAGCTGGGCTCCCCCATGTACTTCTTCCTCCACAACCTGTCCATCGTGGACATGATTTACACAACGGTCACCATCCCCAACATGTTGTCAGGCTTCCTGACTGAGGTCAAGACTGTGTCCGTCCCCGGCTGCTTCCTCCAGATGTACTGTTTCATCCACATGTCTGTTACCGGCCGCGCCCTGCTGACCGCTATGGCCTACGACCGCTATGTGGCCATCTGTAATCCTCTCCGCTATGCTGCTTTGATGACCCGCCCCGTCTGCCTGCTACTCATCATTGGGGCTTGGACCTTCGGTGCCATCTGCACCTTCCCAACCACTAGCATGGCAATGCAGCGTTCATACTGTGGACCCAACGTGGTGCGCCACTGCTGGTGTGACCCGTCCTCAGTGAGGCTGCTGGTGTGTGGGGACACTCAGGTGGACAACATCGTGTCACTGTCTTCTGCTCTCGTAGCACTGCTCACCACGGGTGTGCTCATCCTCACTTCCTACATCCTCATCGGTGTGAAGATAGCTAAAATGGGCGCCGCAGAGCGACTGAAGGCGTTTAGCACCTGTGCCGCCCACCTGACGGTTGTGTCCATTTCTTACAGCTCTGCCTCATTTGTCTATATCTCCTACCGTGTGGGAAACTTCTCTCCAGAG GTGCGTATCATCGTGTCAGTGCTGTACTCGGCTCTGACTCCTTTCCTGAACCCGATGATCTACAGCCTGAGGAACAAGGAGCTGAGAGCGGCCATCAAGAGGGCCTTCTGCCGACACAGACGTCTCACCGCAGAGCCGCAAAACACTCAACACACTGTCCTGACAGCAAAACACTCAACACACTGTCCTGACAGCAAAACACTCAACACACTGTCCTGA